The sequence tctcaacggggattaaaaatccattacttgtgtgaccctcaatggttcagggatacagctagccatgggctcacaactccttgcgactcggaacaacaatttccgacttgcccatcgaatcatggtaagagcgcctagcaacatcgccccatgattccctaggtatcactgatagtgcctgcaagaaccaatagattttggttagcgtacagtacggttccttcatccatatatcccgatcgaatcaacaaccattggtaaatcgagagtcgttcgagattcgataactatgcaatgcatcttgaagatgaaatagtgacatcgcatgtgctactaagaaaccatttcttaaaacacatcatgtactctggccagagattcgtcacactaatatctcctcagattgcataggatatccacactagcaagtatgtgatgaatccttgacaacaaagcatcgactcctatatgtgtcgtaactgtacccaatcccgacacctgatgaccccaatagagtcggtaaacgagtcaaagtacagtactagcatatagagtctcaatgatgtttcaagtagtaaggactaatggtgtacaaccaaaaccgcggactttatccactcgataagtgataaccacttggaaagtccggatagggtagttcgatcattcatcgtatgaatatccatttgcatgctttgaacatctctatgttccataccaatgaaacgtggtactcggcatcgcaaatgctagtctcaatctcgagcgatccttatccttattaacggacggctcaatcgactaggaactgtttagaatatacagtgactataagatgggtttcatgatagccatccccatgtgccaccacatcttacatacactatagtatattcaaagtcttcatctaaacatcttatagtatgtcacaacataatattatgataaaagataaagtaaatgtcattataaaagtgtaaattatattaaacaaaagattgtttatacatagagtcataaaagcccttagccacaagttggctcaccgggcacccactctttcatatacAATGCCGGCAAGGAAACCGAGTTCTTCTcggccccacattgcccctctgatttggtagggaagtcgagatttctcccaaccccgATCTACACGTCTAATTTGGTAGGGAAGCCGAGATGTCTCCCGACCCTGATCTACACGTCTCATTTTGGCAAGTGACCCAGGGCATCACCTGACCCATCATTGCACGTCTAAttcacaaccaactcacttcattcTTTAAATTTTCCTTTCATTCATAATTTTCTCATTTCAACATTTATATTTAcaagcattctttaaataagacTTCGAGACTAGATCTTTAATTAACTTTGAAGTCACACACATGAATAAATGGgcgttgaataatttaaatgacATAAACTCAAAAGATAGCATGACATGAaattttatggatgattggagTGTTTGGGAGCACTCTCACCTTAAAGTCTTTTCTCCTTCCACTTAAGTTTGCGCTCACAAGGGCCTAACTCGAGCGGTTAACccataaaatccataactcatcctattaaaattcaaaagacgTCCCGTTCGAACCGGGCACCTAAAAAACACCTTAAAATACTCCTATGACCAGTATTCACATTTTTATAATGGCCCAAACCAACCCAACAACTTAGAATATCAGGGGTAGCCCCTGGCCAGACCTCATAAACCAATCCAAGCAACCCTGTTTTCCCGAGACAAGACGAAGTGACAAAAATTCTGTTTTGGTCATCTTAAAACTATGGCTACCCAAACTCATCCCTCAAGCTATTAAACCTCAAAAACCCATGAGAACAACTAGTAAACATGCCTAGGCAACCAGCTAGGGCCCTTGAACAAGGCTCTCGCCCGACGCCACCTTACTTCTCCCTTTTTTCCCAAAACATTAGCCCAACGCCTTCAAAACTCTACTAAACTTCTACCCAACCTAATTTCTCCTTAACCAGCCCTAAAACCCTCCTAAAACACATCCAAATACACATGTATAACCTAATGATCACCCCATGGCAGCCCCTCAACTCCATTCATCCATTCGTTACAAAAATTCCGATTCAACGCCACAAACTCaatatttttcacaacactTCAAAGCATATGCATTATATAACTTGCCCACCGTATTGTGAGACTTAAAACAACCATACACATACAATAATGGATCGAAATCATCAGGGAATAATCGGATTTTCCATTCACAACATGCAAAATTTCATTTAGATGCAAGAATTTCATTCCTACAAGTTCATTGCACAAGCTAGAATTTGAAATACACAAACCAACCCCATGGCCCCTTTACCTACTGAAAATAGAACACAACACACACCAAtacacataaaaatctgcaccATTTCGAAATAAAGAGAAAGGAGCCAAGAGAACTTATATCCTATGCTTGGGTTTTAAAAATGAAGGAGTTTTCTTGCCTAGACTTGGCAACCAAGAGGAGAAAAGGGGCGGCCAGCTGCAAGGAGTCATGACCAGAAGCTCTTTCACCCTTCTAAGATGGTGCTCGGGGCGGCACGATGGTGGCTAGGTGGCCAGACGGTGGCCGGAGTTGAAGGAGAAGAGAAATGGTGGAAGGCCGTGAGGTTGAAGAAGGGAAAATGGAGAGAATCGTGTAGTTAAGGAGAGAAAGGGGAAGGGGCGGCTGTTTGGTTAGGATTTTaggattattttgtattgtgtGTGTTATATTTAAGTGTGGTGTATGTATAGGTAGATGGTGTGTGTGTAGGGTGTGCACAAAAGTGCTTTTTCACTAGTAAAAGTGCTACTTATATTATTACAACTTTAGTTTTTATAATTTTGCActcattttaaatttctaaGTCTAAAATCttcaatttaaatattaaaaatagaatttcattaatccgggtccaaaaaggctaattttgaaaaatattggaAATTATGCGCAAGAATACACCTACGCGATTTTCTTTACccggaaaatttaaaataaaattttatttttattttcttcaactcTCAAGAACTTTAGGTCATCAAAATTTAGAATATGAGGTTTTCCCACCGTGTCCACCTTTACCGCGTATCGGGACCGAAGATCGCTAATTTCAAGTATCTcaagtaaataaatttaaatatttgagcaaTTAAATTCTAAggaaatttaaatcatttaatttaacataattttagaaatttaaatatcGAAGCTAATTTAGGCTTGGAATTTAAATTATGGAACTCAGGCGttacaaaaacaaataaacatttgaagaaatttaaacactaacatagaaattaaaatcaatattttaaatattttgatgtcacaataataaataaaatatttgaataataaATAGAGAgattaaaaaatttttaaataaactaaatgattgtttaaaagtcacttaaataaatacaaaagctgaataaaaatctttaaaacgacttggacaattaaaaatatttaaataaataagataggcatttaaaatgatttaaaataactaaccgttaaacttaagttatttaaaataaatatgttggacaatccaaaaatatttaaataaataagcttaacatttaaaataatttaaataaccatacaataaatttaaatcattttaaataaataagtgggATAGTTAGGATCATTTAAACGAActaactaaataattaaaattatttaattaagcaaacttatacctttaaattatttaaaacaaataagttgaacaataaaaaaacattttcgcaattaaacttaagcaattaaaagtattaattaaatagttggtacaataaaaacatttaaataaataattaatatttcattaacAAATAAGTaagataaagaattttaaatcgattaaacttaaaaataataatcataatatttatttaattttaaatcgattaaacttaaccatttggattttaggtgctacatacccagaggttgattcgcgaggttacaacactcatgtggcgcctgtactgagcatgatttatcagatgaccctttaccagtcatcacggttgcatgcatcatatacatatgtttactcatgtttatgtactgggcgttagcgctcacgtcctagttgttatcttggacaccctattccacgaggcaagtcgcaggatggacggagccggtagttcgaggaaggactagggagccgaAGCTTTTCAGGAGactttatacagcaggatttgtttagctgtataatgttttagacagttgTATTTTAATCTTTTCTATATTGTTGTATCACTACTATAATAAGTCtgaatatgttttactaagctgatatgtaaattatgggttatgtttttGCACATTTTTCTATGTTTAGTATTTAtgctttatttaagtttaatgcattccatagtttccagttagtaggtgattcaatgcagggtcactacacttcaTCCTATGTCCCAGCGAAGCCCAGTCACCAGAAGGCCAGAGAGTCAACCCCTAGAGGTCTGGAAAACAGTCAAGGGAAAGGCCATCCCAAGGGGTGATTAATATGATTGCTGGAGGATCTACAGATGGAGACTCCAACCGAGCTCTGAAGGCATGGGGGCGAAGGGAGATCTTGAATGTCGAATCCTGGGAGCCAACGAGTCTGCCTACTATCTCCTTTGGACCCAAAGACTTGTAGGGAGTGCCTATTCCTCACAATGAGGCTCTAATGATACAAGCTCGGGTAGAAAATTATGATGTGAGAAGGGTATTTTTAGACACCGGCAGCTCTAGCAATGTCATTTTCCAAGGGGCCTTTGAGCAGATTGATTGCAAGGATATGAGTTGAGCCCCTGTCAAGACAACATTATACGGGTCTTTAGGACATACCGTCCAGCCCCGAGGAGGGATGTCGCTGCCCTTGACGTTGGGATCCGGAGACTTGAAGAAAACACTAATGACCCTGTTTACTGTCGTGGAGGCCCCATCCTCATATAACATCATTCTGGGGAGACCAGCAATGGGTGCCCTCATGGCAGTAGCTTCTCCATATCATCAAAAGTTCAAATTCCCTGTGGCGACAGGGTAGAAGATTTCAAGGGAGATCAGTATTCCTCAAGAAGGTGCTAGACCGAGACAGTGAGATCTAATAGCAAGCAGGTTCAGAGGGAAGAGGGGAAGTTGAGCCAAGAGGGAAGATATGTGTGTAGTGTGGAGGAAATGAAAGAAGAGCAGAAAGAGGTGGCAGTGATGCCCGGGCAGTTGGGGAAGGTTACTATGATGACCCGGGACTTGGAGCCCGAGATAGTTGTGGAATTGGAGACTTGCCTCATTCGAAATGTTGATGTATTCACCTGGTCCGTGGCAGAATTGGCCGGGGTTCATGTAGGGGTGGCGGAGCATAAATTGAACATTATTGAAGGATCTCGGTCTATCAAGCAAACGAAGAGGCACTTTGGTGCTGAGAAAGGATAAGATGACCGCAGAACAAGTTCAGGAGCTTCTCCAGGCCAGTCACATTAGGGAAATACAGTTCCCGACTTGGTTGTACAATGTGGTGCTTGTGCCCAAGTCTACCGGGAAATGGCGCATGTGTATAGACTTTCGGGATTTGAATAAGGTTTGTCTAAAGGATTGCTATCCTTTACCCCAGATCGATCAATTGGTGGATTCCACCTCGGGGTAGGATATGCTCTGCTTCATGGATGCTTATCAGGGATACCACCAAATCCCTTTAGCCTGAGAGGATCAAGATAAGGTAAGCTTTGTTACCTCCGAAGgaactttttgttatgtggttatGCCCTTTGGTTTAAAGAGTGCAGGGGCCACATACCAACGGATGATGGACAATGTATTCTAAGGGCAGATAGAGAAGAATGTGGAGGTATACGTGGATGATATCCTCATCAAATCCCGAACCCGAGATTTTTTTATATCAGACCTGGAAGAAACCTTATCTACTTTGCGGCAGTATGGTGTGAAGTTGAACCCGGTGAAGTGTGTGTTAGGGATCAAAAGTGGAAATTTTTTGGGGTTCATGGTGACGGAGAGGGGAATGGAGGTGAACCCGGAAAAAGGTGAAAATCCTATAGGAAATGCCTTCCCAAAGGACTGTCCGAGAGGTCCAACGCTTGACAGGGAGGATCACTGTCTTATCTCAGTTTATAGCTCAATCGGCCAACCGTAACTATCCATTTTTCCAGGTACTCCAAAAGGCACAGATGTTTGGATGGGGGGAAAGAGTGTGAACGGGCTTTCAAAGAGTTGAATGAGCATCTGGCCCAGTTACCGGTCCTAGTAAAGCCCGATCCTGGAGAAAGGTTGTGGGTATACCTTTCCACAATCGAACAAGCAGTTAGCACGGTGTTGATTAAGGAGGAAAAGGGTGATCAGAGGCCAGTATACTATGTGAGTCATGCGCTAAAAGGGCCCAAAACTCGATATAGTGATATTGAGAAGATGGCCCTTGCTCTGGTGATTACTGCCCGAAAACTGAGACCGTATTTCCTGTATCATCCCATCACTGTTCTCACCAACAGTTCTTTGGGTAGAGTAATGACTCACACAGACATCTCGGGACGGATGGTTAATTGGACAGTGGAGCTCGGGGAATATGATATTGAATATCAGTCAATGACGATGATTAAAGCTCAGACCCTGTCTGATTTCTTAACTAAGGCAGTGTCTTTGGGTCAGGGGGAGGTCTGAAAGGTTTTTGTTGATGGTCCCAGTGGACTATGGGGAAGCGGAGTGGGAGTAGTCTTGATATCTCCCACTCAGGAAAAAAATCAAAGTGGTTGTGAGGCTTGTTTTTTGGGCCTCCAACAACGAAGCAGAGTACGAGGCCATGGCCGCATGGTTGAGAATAGCTCGGGAAGGGGGAGATGGACATGTAATGATCTATTCTGATTCTCAGTTGGTGGTACAACAACTTAAAGGGGCTTTTTGTGCCCGGGAAGAGAGGTTGATGAAGTACTTAGAGCTTATCCAAGGATTGGGAGAGGGGTTTGTTACCTAGAGCATAGAACAGATCCCCGAGAGGAAAATGCCGAAGCAGATGCTCTAGAAAAGATGGATGCAACTGTGGGACCTCAGttttaaacatctaatctcggattaaacaataaataagcaaacaagatccaagattaaaagcaataagaaagaatatatatatattttttattgaagaacagagctcgctcgatcgataaaatcttaccgatcgagcggccaaacaATAACCCAAGTACTGTCCGAAAAATTCAAAggcccccgctcgatcggtaatatctTACCGATCAAGCGGACACAAAATGCCCAACTCTCTGCCTCAGCTCAGGGGtactcgctcgatcgataataatcaaccgatcgagcggcacagTTTtgcagaaaagaaaacaaagatGCTCTCCTCATCATGCAACACAACACCTCAAATCTcaatatacaacatgcataaCTCACTCCAATCGACATGCATAAAccaatacaaggtagttctagagttatacaatctcaaactagtagaacatgctacAGTCTAGtttaatcaataaaaacataacgAGTTCGAaaacaatctaagttcgattatatatttgacttctaaaacaccaaggcctcactctatcaactcgaccacctagccatgcgatctctgtctcagtcctgccccacctatctccaagcacacatacaaagacaatacaacagccggataattcggtgagaataatattcccagtaaaagagacaaacatgcaatatcattcaATATATCAACTAATGATATATAATCTCAAGCATGATACACAAATCTCAGTCATGTACTTCAAGAAGAaatctaaaatgaaatgcatgactCTAAAATcttggattatcaagtctgaATAATCAAAAGGTAATCAGCTCTTTTCttcctctattgggatcccgaggatgaactaTCACACAAATTGCACCGACCCTTCACTCGGGGTGGATAGTGTAtaattcaatcctctagactctggagcAACTATAGAGGGTTATGTCGGTCATTGTAGTAAATCTCCTGCCAATGCCCCCTACTATAATTCTCATATCATCTAAATCAAAATGAATGAATTCaaatggctcaatatgaatgcaaatgcaaagcataactcattcaataatccaagtaatcaaataacatgcaagtatgtgatttctccggaacactcgaatcaagtcggtttgagttaatcgttccattcaagtctaagtcgtcttatacctcttatcaagacgtcgatgctccaaacctggaaacaacaacaatatactCATTCAATGACTCCCTCAAATCTTCTTCAAAcgataagaaatcgatactataccggttaatctttagaaagattaaatctgaaaTCTCGCAACTTAATGGCCTTCAAACAAATCTGTAGAAGAAGTCACAAGATCAATAATAAACTTCAAACAACAATTCAAACTCGGTTCGATCTAATCAAACGAAAACGATAAACaaaacccaaattgacggcataacagctatattttgagaaacCAAAAATGCAGACATCATAAAATCAATCCCAAAAACTCATACCAATAATCATTCAGCTATTCAAATAcaattccaacacatctcaaaatcaatattttgaaaaacaccaataaattcaaaacaaatccgaacgatgtTCTATTTCGATTCCGTCTGAGAATAAATGATAAGAACTATCTCGACAGCAACATATCCGAAACTCAGTTGGTTCTAACAACATTCGGAAatagaagtataactgatcggagaaatacttacgatagaatgaagctctcgctgccgtgatcgctaatctgccttcaaaaataaattctaatggacggatcgaccgaaaaatgaaatcacaaagcttgggaaAGCTTGGAGGCGCCTTCAATGGGGGGAGGAGACGTTGGGGAAGGAGAAGTGAGGGTGGAAAGAGTCAAAGTtctcttaaatatctaacaaatcccaaatttgcattttagtcctgaaaattccgaaaatttgcaaaatagaccctgatcaaaatcaagtcggctcttgaaatctgtaatcttcgattatctcaaataaagtcaattaagataatttggggcattacaattctccccctctaagaatagatttcgtccttgaaatcaaaTACGGTTCCAACACAAGGATGAGATAGAATCAAAATACTTCAATAAGAATTCACTCCTCATAAATATGTCCAGAAATTCTGCTCGGTTAATTCAGTAATACTCCATCCGTCTATCAGAAGTCGTCTCATACTCGTCAGAAAATCTTTCTATGCTCAGTCACAATCGATtcatctctggttccaactcaTGGCATCTCCTCTAACGTTCGTCTCGTCTGATCTGACTGTCCGTAGTTCTgatgatattgaaataaaattttacattgtaatcaaacaacaaatgtctcttcgaagtctatgccgaaagaacaaGCGCATCAAgaatctctgtctaaactgacagactttgGCAAATCATGAAATCTGACGGCCTCTGACAAAAATATCAATCCTCTGGTCCTGActgaaagtcattctgtacggaatacggtagcagatttcatcaaccggtcaatcaaaatcagatagtagataaaataagaacaatacTTTGACTTCTAAGATTAGAAAAGATCGCAGAAATCGCTTCGTAATGAAACGATGCCAAATCTtccaatcaataagatcgctgcaaGCTCAAGTCCAGAGTCAGAACATGAGTCTCTAGcgtcttcagctgcctcgaagtcTAGACTAGAGCGCAAATCCTCTGAATAAGAGTATATCCAAAATCTTGATAAGAAGAAAGGCCAAGTACTGAAAGATCATCAGTACCAAAAATAAGTAAACTGGAGCGCTGatcgacagaaattccatcaccAGATCATAAAATTgaggaagacaactcgatccaaacaGAATTCAGACCTCGAAGAATAACAAACAATTGCCCGGCACCAAAATCTGAAATACGATTATCAAAAGCTCTAcatgatcagtacaattctcattccaaaaagacaagcaaatcatcgataagaattcctagcttcaactaatacttctgaaagatccggttaatagaaCAATTAACAACACCATGGAGTGTTCGTCAATTCGAAAAACCCGACAAAAGTTAGAGGCACGATAAACATTaaaacagattcttcaataagtaGGCAAGGGACTCaccagtatctaacagtccaaaAAAGAGCAGAAAAACCCAAATCGAACGTTTACCTGAtatgtcattatcgggtgcggcctgagcctgatcctcggtcagagcaaagactcgtgcctgctgtctgggaggttGGTTCGCATGCTGGTTACCTTCCTG comes from Henckelia pumila isolate YLH828 chromosome 4, ASM3356847v2, whole genome shotgun sequence and encodes:
- the LOC140861019 gene encoding uncharacterized protein, giving the protein MTAEQVQELLQASHIREIQFPTWLYNVVLVPKSTGKWRMCIDFRDLNKVCLKDCYPLPQIDQLVDSTSGGHIPTDDGQCILRADREECGVWCEVEPGEVCVRDQKWKFFGVHGDGEGNGGEPGKRYSKRHRCLDGGKECERAFKELNEHLAQLPVLVKPDPGERLWVYLSTIEQAVSTVLIKEEKGDQRPVYYVSHALKGPKTRYSDIEKMALALVITARKLRPYFLYHPITVLTNSSLGRVMTHTDISGRMVNWTVELGEYDIEYQSMTMIKAQTLSDFLTKAVSLGQGEV